Sequence from the Maribacter algicola genome:
TCCATAACGCTCTAAAAGGGTTTGCCCCGAAATGGTACGCCATTTTTCAAGCACAGGTACAGGTAAGGCGGCAGACCCAGAGACCATCAATCGCAGTTTGGAGGCCGCTTCGGACATTTTTTTCCTTTCCCCGTCGCTCGCATGATCCCAAAAGGCAATCAGTTTGTAATAAATCGTCGGCACCGCCATAAAAAGGGTGAGTCTTCCAGAACAAATAATTTCCCAAACCTTTTCATCGTTGAACTTCGGTAAAAATTCGCAACAGGCGCCACTCCATAGCGCACAGCTCATCACATTGATAATCCCATGGACATGATGTAAGGGAAGAATATTAAGAATATAGTCGTCCTTTTCCCATTCCCAGGCCTGCACCAAGGCTGTAATCTGTGCCTCAATATTGGCATGTGTCGTTACGACTCCTTTGGGTTTGCTTGTAGTACCACTGGTATATAAAATCATGGCCCTTCTGTCTGGGGAAAGATCGGGCAGATTGGAATTGTTTTCAGCAAACATTGCTTCCATAGGAACCACGGAAATACCCAAGGCGGCTTCCAAAGGCCTTAAAAAGTTCACATAATCTTCATGGGCAATGACTATTTCCGCCTGTGTGTCCTCTAGCACATATTCAATGGAGGGCAAAGGATGTAATACGCATAGCGGAACCGCGATGCCGCCCGCTTTCCAAATTCCCCATTGAATTGCGGTATATTCAAAAGAAGGAGGCACTAAAAATGTGATTCGAGCCTCTTTAAGGTCTACGGTATCTGATAATAAATTGGCGGCTACGGCTTCTGCCGATGCTATAAGTTCGTTATAGGTATATTCCGTATTGTTTGAAACTAGGGCTTTTCTAGTGCCAAAATCCTTGGCGCGGTCAAATAGTTTTAACATTATGGGTCGGTTAGGTTACAATTGCTAAGGGTTCAAGGCAAAGGCAATTATTTTATTCCCTTTTTTTGTGCCCAGTTTTTCCCCGTCACAAGCGATGGCAATATACTGCTTTACATTAAATTCGAAAAAATGTTGAATTACCACCCACTTTAATTAGAATTTCTTCTCAGATGAATTAATTGGTTGCTAAATACAACCAATAAGCATTATATAGACCTGTCATTTTTGATCTTGATTGAAGCCATCAGTTTAGCTCAACACTTGTTTTGAAACAATATTTATAGACTTGAAAAAGGGTTTATATAAAATCAACATAACTATTTAGAAAGGATACAAAACAGAATTCTGGTTTTAGACAACATTACTGAAGTTGCACAAAAAAGGAAAACATTTAGATTTCTTATATGAAAAGACCAGACTTAACAAAAATTTAAAATCGTAGCAAAAAATTAAACAGGCCCATCTGGCTTTGAAATCTTAATCAAAAATTGTCAAATAAAAGAGCATTATTCACGTTACGTAATGGGTTGAAACAATTTACCCCAAGGAATGAAAACACTGAATGGCTTTTGATAGGATATATCGCCCCTAAAGAATGTCAATTATGAATAATTGAAAACCAAAAAATAGGTTGCTCTTAATCAAAAATCAGAAGACGCTTGTTACCCATCGAAATATTTCAAAAACACTTTGAAATCAAATTAATATAGTTTCCCTCTCAATTGTTTTGATAATTTTATTTCTAGACAAACTAATGACAAATATGAAAAAATGCCTATTACTATCCTCCTTTCTAATTATTAGTTTTAAAGGTTTTGCACAAATATCTTTTGAGAAGGGGTATTTCATAGATAATTCCGGACAAATTTTTGATTGCTTTATTAGGAATGTGGATTGGAAAGACAACCCAGTTGATTTTGAGTATAAACTTTCAAAAGAAGGCAAACCCAAAAGAACTTCTCTTATTTACATTAAAGAGTTTGGGATAGGAACTTCTGTTAAGTTTGTTCGAGCAACAGTAAATATTGACAAGTCTAGTGAGGACCTCAATAGAATGGGAAAGGATAGAAACCCTATTTTTGAAAAGGAAAATGTTTTCCTGGAAGTATTGACAAAAGGATATGCTAGTTTATACCAATATCGCAACGGAGGCTTAAAACGATTCTTTTATTCGATAGACGCAAACCAGATCGAGCCATTAGTTTTCAAGTATTACTTGATTGATAAAGACAAAAAGGGAACAAATAACCGATTTAAACAACAATTATGGAATGAATTAAGTTGTGCAGGAATAAAAAAGGAACAGTTAGAGAAATTGACCTATACAAAAAACAGCCTTACCAATTATTTTATAAAATTCAACGAGTGTAGTGGCCAACAATTTAAGGTTTTCGGCACGAAATCTAAATATGACTTCTTCAATTTTACAGTTAGGCCTCGCATAAATAGATCATCATTGGTTGTTTCGAATTTTTTTGGAGGGTCAAAATATGCAGATTTTGGGAGTAAAACTGGATTAGGTTTTGGTATTGAAACAGAGTTTGTTTTGCCTTTTCAAAAGAACAAATGGGGACTAATAATTGAGCCAACTTACCATATGGGCTTTAAAGAAACAAAAACAACCGATATAAATGATGGTTCGGGGGCTAATTCAATAGCTAGTTTATCATATAGTTCTATTGAACTACCAGTGGGGCTTCGGCATTATTTTTTTCTTAAAGAAAAATCCAAATTGTTTATAAATGCTTCCTATGTATACGACATTAATTCTGAAACTACTTTAATTATTCAAAGAACAGATAACCCTACGATAACTACATTGACAGGCAAAAGTTCAACCAATTGGGCATTTGGCATAGGCCTTAAAGTAGACAGATTCAGTTTAGAGGCTCGGTATTTTACCAATAGAGACATTATAAGTGACTTTTTTGCCTGGGACTCTCAGTATAATGCCTTTTCTATGATTTTAGGGTATACTGTCTTTTAATAGATGTTTATTAATTCCAGAGAATTTAAATCAAAACAATAGGATTCATTTTAGCTATCCGAAACAGCCAGCGCCAAACTATTCTTTTTTATTGAACCAAGACTTGTTATGGGAAAAACAAGGGATGAATGGCCAGTCTTATATTTATATAACAGACTAGCTACGGGTTCAAGGCAAAAGCAATGATTTTATTCCCTTTTTTGGCACCTAGTTTTTCCCCGCCACAGGCGATGGCAATATACTGTTTTCCATTAAACTCATACATGGCGGGAGTAGCGAAAGCGGGAGCAGGCAGCTCATGTTCCCAAATAAGGCTACCATTTTCCTTGTCAAACACCCTAAAATAACCATCCCGAGTGGCCGCAATGAACAGCAATCCGTTTTCGGTCACCACGGCACCGCCATAATTTTCCGTTCCGGTTCCTATACCCTCATCCCCCAACTCCGGAGTGTTGCCAAAGGGAATGGACCATTTAAAGTTTCCGGTATTCAAATCGATGGCATGCATCGTACCCCAAGGCGGTGAAATCCCAGGTAGCCCCTTGCTGTCCAAAAACTTGGTGTATCCGGCATGTTTGTATCGCTCCTGAACGGTATCTTGGGGCACATTTTCCGAAGCAACGGAATGTTTTATTTCCTCATCAAATAGAAAGGCGAGGAGGGCCTCCATTTCCTGTTTTGAAAGCTGGGGAAAACCCGTCATCATGCCCTTTCCGTTGGTAATGATCTGTGAAACTTCGTTTTTTTCCTTCCGTAGTTGCAGGTCAAGCAACGAGGGATAACCACTGCCCACATTTCCTTTTCTATCCGGTTGATGACAGGTTACGCAATATTTGTGATAGGTACTTTCGCCCAAGGGCCCGTCATAAGCCTCTTCATTATTTTCAATAACACCCAGCATCCAAGCCATTTCGTTGGAATTAACATAAAGAATTCCGTCTTCGGGATCCACAGAGGCCCCGCCCCATTCTGCCGCACCATCGTATCCGGGCAACAACAAAACAGGTTCCGTATTAGGAGGTGCATACTGACTTTTGTTTGCAGATTTAAATTTTGATGCCAACTCTTCCTTGTTTTTGGCAAAAGGACTGATGTCCGCTTCCGTTAGGTCTTGGGATTGACGTGCAAAGGGTTTTGGTCGTATGGGTATCGGTTGTGTGGGCCAGGCTTCTTCGCCCTCTAACAATGATTTGGGCACGGTCACTTCTTCAATGTCAAACAAGGGCTCTCCGGTCAATCGGTTAAAGACATACACATACCCTTGTTTGGTCACTTGGGCCACAGCGGGAATTTTTTTACCCTCCCGTTCCACCATCAACAGGTTGGGCGGAGCGGGCGGATCACGATCCCAAATATCGTGATGGGTGAACTGAAAGTGCCAAAGCCGCTCCCCGGTATTTGCGTTCAGTGCCAAAAGTGAATTTGAAAACAGGTTCTGTCCAAGACGGACACCTCCGTAAAAGTCGGGAGCGGCGGAGCCCGTAGGCACATAAATGATTTCAGCCTCCTCGTCTACCGCCATACCTGCCCAGTTATTGGCACCGCCCACAATGGAACCTTTATACGCCGTGGAATCTTCCCATGTTTCATAACCATACTCTCCAGGATGTGGAATGGTGTGAAAGGACCATTCAAGTTTGCCCGTAATTACATTAAAGGCCATAATATCCCCAGGAGCGGCCCCTGCCCCTTCGGAAACCCTTAGCGGCATGACGATCAAATCCTTAAAAACAGTGCCAGGGGTATTGGAAATGACGAACTTGTTTTCGGCGCTTTTTCGCATACCGGAACGTAAATCCACCTTTCCTCCCAACCCAAAAGTCGGGATGGGTTTACCGGTTAAGGCATCCAGAGCGAATAGGAAAGCTCCTCGAGTACATAGTATTCTTTTGTCCTCACCTTTGGACCAATAGGATACGCCTCTGCTTGTGGAATGCCAGACTTTAACGGAATCCCCAAACTGCCAGATTTCTTCTCCCGTTCCGGCATGGAGCGCCACTACGCGAAGTGCCGCTGTAACCCCATAGAGCATGGAATCCACAACGATAGGATTCATCTGCATTTGCCCCCAATCTTCAGATTCATAGGTCCAAGCCACTTTGAGGGATGTAACATTTTCTTTGGTAATCTGGGACAACGTAGAAAAATGAGTCCTTCCTGGATCGCCCAAATAGGAAGACCACGTAGCATACTCCTTCTGGATAGGCGCTTGCTTTTTATTTTCTTCACAGGAACCTATTCCCAATATAAGAAGCAATAGACCTATTATTTTCAGCGACTGCATAGCATGTGTATTTACTTTAAAGGTAGCCAAATCCTAAAAACAGGTAGACAAAATTCTTTTGACGGGAGCAGTATACGAAGCACCAAAAAGGTTGAGGTGGACTAACAAATAGTATAGCTGATAAATATCCTTTCTTTCTTCTTCCCCAGGTTCGGGAGGAATGATTTCGCGATACGAATTGTAAAAGGAATCCCCAAAACCGCCAAAAAGATGGGTCATGGCAATATCTACCTCATAATGGCCATAATAGATGGCCGGGTCTATCAAAAACGGAATACCATCCTTTGAAATCAAAAAATTACCGCTCCACAAATCCCCATGTAACAAAGAGGGTTTTATGTTGGGAAACAAGTTGCTGCACATCGTATCCATTTTTCCTTCCGAAGGGATATCGGTTTTCAGCAAGAGTCCCTTCTCAAATGCCAGTTTTAGTTGAGGAAGCAGTCGTTCCTGCACATAAAATGAAGTCCAATCCTGGTGCGATTTGTTCGATTGATACAAACTGCCGATGAAATTGTCCTCCTCCCACCCAAATGTACGGGTATTGGATGTTTGGTGCAACAGGGCCAGTTGGCGACCAAAAAGTGCCATTTCTTTTGAAGTTGCAGTCTTACTTTCAACATATTCCATCAGGAAAAAAGCACCTTCATTGTATGGTTCTACCTGAAAGGACCGTGGGGCGGCGATTGTATTGGTTTTCAAGAGCTCCTGGAGCCCTTTTTTCTCGGCCTGGAACATCACAAGGGCCTTGTTTCCCCCGTTGATTTTACAGAAGAATTTTTCGGTTTCGGATTCCAAAAGATAGGCCCTAGAGATGTCCCCTCCGGAAATAGGGGAAACCCGCTCTATTTTTGTGCATAGTAAGTAGTTTAGATATGCAATCAATTCTTTGTCCAAACCCGCTTATAATTTTAGGGACACGCCCTCTCTTGCTATTTGAAAACCTTCCAGCAGCACTTTTTTTGTTTGGTGAGAATCCGGATTCAACAATGGGTTTGTATGGTTGAAATGTATGAAATAGACCTTGTTTTTTTCGGATTCGGAAAAATCTTTAAACGTTTCCATACTTTCAATGACGAAGGGATGGGGAATTTCTAAGATATCCCTATAATCAATTTCTTCGGCATCAAAAAATGTGGCATCTATAAAAGCATAGTCCACAGTTTTGATTTCTTCCCGAATGTCCTTTTCCCACTTTTCCCATTTGTCTATATCCGGAATAAACAACAAGGTTTTGTTGGGACCGACAACCTTATATCCCACGGTCTCTGAATACTCGTCCCGATGCGGAACGACAAAAGGAACGATGGCCAATTGATCCGATATTTGAACCGATTTTTCATTTTCTGTTGGAACAAGTCTTATGTTGTTATTTGCGACCAACTGTCCCCAAGGCCCATTTTCTGTCAAAAACCGATGCATTTTAGGCATTGTATATACCGATATATTTTTGGTGTTTGCGGCCTCCTTCCCAAGATACATGAGACCACTATAGTGGCCAATATGGGCATGGGTCAGAAAGATACCGTCTGGGTAATCATTTTGCTTAAAATGCGCCATTTCGCGCAATGCCCTTATTTGGGTTGGTAGGTCTGGTGTGGCCTCGATAAGGATTGTTTGGTTATTTTTAAAATCGACGACGCCCAGGGAAACGACCTTTCTGGAATGGTCGCCTTTTTCAAAAAGTGGCGCACAACACTCTTTTTCGCAGCCAATGTGCGGGCTTCCCCCGTCCTGGGCCGTTCCCAAAACAAACACTCTCACTCCTTCATTTTCATTGGTGACAAGTGAAGCCTGCGCAAAGTTGAGGTGTGGCAGAAGGAAAAGAATAGCGATATTTAAGCAACCAAACCTCAACCTATTATTGGGTTAAAAATGCCCGAATATCCTCCGACAGTTTTTTTAGATCGGGCTCATGGGTGTACATCATATGGCCGGCCTCATAATACTTCATGGAGACCCTTTCGGTGACAATGCCATTTCGGGCAAATGTATATTCGGCATCAAAAAAAGGCGTTATAAGATCGTAATAGCCGTTGGCCACCAGTACCTTCATTTCTGGGTTGCGCCTCATGGTCTCACCTAGAAAAGGGGCCGTGTTCACGGGCATTGGCTCCCAATAGGCATCATCGGGCGCGGTGCGCCATCGCCATCCCTCGCCACCTCCGGAGGTAATATAAGGCCGGTCCATGTCAATTTTTAAATCGGTCGCAAAATAGTGGTTGATACCTGCTGTATAGGCCGCACCTATTTGATAGCTTGCCGGATCACCTAAATGGGGCCTTTCGGCTACATCATCGGATTCATCGCCCATAAACCTACCGTCCAAACGACCAATGGCCAACCCTTTGTCCTCCAAGAGTTTTTTCTGAAATCGTTCTACTAGAATGCGCAAGTTAGATTTAAGTATATAGTCCTTGTCCAGCCCTGTAAAATAACTGAGCTTTTGGGCGATTTCATCCTTTTCCGCATTGTCCAATAGATTTCCCTTGTACAGGGCCTTGGTGTAATCGCCATAGGTAAATTCCCTACACTCCTTTACAAAGGCTTCCAAAGTTTTGCCTTCTCCGGCTTTTTTATGGTACCAAGCGGTGGCGGCCATACTTGGCAAATAGGTAATATAGGATGTAATGTTATAATGGATAGAGGTAGAACCGGCATAATCCAAAGCCTGGGAAATGAGGATCATACCATTGAGCGCCATATTTTGACCCGAGCTTTCCAAGGCGTTACCCAAATAGGCGGCCCTTGTGGTACCGTAACTTTCACCGGCCAAATATTTGGGAGAGAACCAGCGTCCGTTATCCGTGACCCATTTCCGTATAAATTGCGCGAAGGAGGCAACATCCTCATTGAGCCCATAAAAGTCCTTTCCCTTTCCTTTTCCCACCAATTGACTATACCCTGTGCCTACTGGGTCGATAAAAACAAGATCGGTAAGGTCCAAAAGGCCGTGTTCATTGGTCACAAGATTATAAGGAGCGGCACCATCGTCCTTCTTGGCTTCTGAATCCACTTTTATGATTTTGGGCCCAAAAAGGCCCATGTGTAGCCATACAGAGGCAGAACCCGGACCACCATTAAAAATAAAGGTGACAGGTCTTGTTTTAACATCCCCTACAGGATTTTTGGTGTAGGCAACCGACCAAAAAGTAGCTATGGAGTCCCCTGCTTTGTTGGTCAAAAATGTTTCCTTGGCCTTCGCTTTATAATTGATGGTCTTTCCTCCGAACACACCCTGATGGAGGGTTTCAAACGTCCTTGCCTTGGGAATGGGTTTTTCGATTTCCTCTTTATCATCGGTCTGCGAAAGGACAAAAAGGCTTGAGGTAAACAAGAGGGCAAAAAGCGCTAATTTTTTCATAGGATATGGATATAAAAAGGGTTTTGGAAGATAATCATTTCATTTAAAATTTGTTGTACATTTCGAGCCTAAACCTAACCATCCAAATGGTATGTCGCAATTCGCCAAACCATTGACTCAACGCCTGTATTCTCTGGATGTTTTCAGAGGATTCATAATGTTCCTGCTTATAGCTGAGGCTGCAGGTTTCCATGAAAGCTTCGCGAGTTTAACGGAAGGCACTTCTTTTTATCCACTGGCACTACAATTGCATCACCATCCATGGAACGGCCTTCGTTTCTGGGACCTCATACAGCCCTTTTTTATGTTTATCGTTGGGGTGGCCATGCCTTTTTCCTTTAAAAAACGCCTGGAAATGGGGAACAGAAAGGAATTGAACAAACATATTGCCATGCGATGCTTAAAGTTGTTCCTATTTGGGGTGTTGTTACACTGTGTCTACAGCCATGGTCCGGTATGGGAACTATGGAATGTTTTGGTACAGTTGGCATTCACAATCCTGATTGCCTACGCCATTATGCGTAAAAAAGCCACCTTTCAAATAGGGTTTTCACTGTTCCTTTTATTGCTGACGGAAATATTATATAGAAGCTATAATCCAGAAGCTCCCTATGCTCAAGGACACGAAACATTTGGTTCATGGGTAGATTTTCTGGTCATGGGGAAGGTAAACAACGGATATTGGGTATTTATAAACTTTTTGCCAACTGCCGCCCATACTATCTGGGGAGTAGTCTGTGGCCAACTATTGCTGAACGCTTCTGCACAAACCAATAAGGTAAGGAACTTCCTTTTTTGGGGAGTTTTGGCAACCGTCCTAGGGTTTGCTCTGGATTTTTTTGATATTACACCGATTATAAAACGCATAGCGACCACTTCTTTTACGCTGGCCTCGGGTGGCATTTCCATCTTGGCACTTGCTTTTTTCTATTGGGTAATCGATGTGAAAGGATACAAGAAAAAATGGCTTCAATTTTTTGCGGTCGTAGGCACCAACTCCATTTTCATCTATTTGTTTGCTGAGACCTTTGGACATTTGATTTTCAGGGAATTCGAGATTCTCTGGAACACGGGTCTTTTTCATGCGCTGGATATACATAAGGATTGGATATTGGTTTTGGAATCCTTGTTAATTCTGCTATTTTTATGGTATATCACATATTATCTGGACAAACGAAAGATTTATTTTAAAGTCTAGAAGCGGACAGGGACCAAAAAACATGTATCATGCAAAAACATCAACTATACAGAAATCAAGTGCTAAGACAAGGGCTATTTACGTTGCT
This genomic interval carries:
- a CDS encoding c-type cytochrome, translated to MQSLKIIGLLLLILGIGSCEENKKQAPIQKEYATWSSYLGDPGRTHFSTLSQITKENVTSLKVAWTYESEDWGQMQMNPIVVDSMLYGVTAALRVVALHAGTGEEIWQFGDSVKVWHSTSRGVSYWSKGEDKRILCTRGAFLFALDALTGKPIPTFGLGGKVDLRSGMRKSAENKFVISNTPGTVFKDLIVMPLRVSEGAGAAPGDIMAFNVITGKLEWSFHTIPHPGEYGYETWEDSTAYKGSIVGGANNWAGMAVDEEAEIIYVPTGSAAPDFYGGVRLGQNLFSNSLLALNANTGERLWHFQFTHHDIWDRDPPAPPNLLMVEREGKKIPAVAQVTKQGYVYVFNRLTGEPLFDIEEVTVPKSLLEGEEAWPTQPIPIRPKPFARQSQDLTEADISPFAKNKEELASKFKSANKSQYAPPNTEPVLLLPGYDGAAEWGGASVDPEDGILYVNSNEMAWMLGVIENNEEAYDGPLGESTYHKYCVTCHQPDRKGNVGSGYPSLLDLQLRKEKNEVSQIITNGKGMMTGFPQLSKQEMEALLAFLFDEEIKHSVASENVPQDTVQERYKHAGYTKFLDSKGLPGISPPWGTMHAIDLNTGNFKWSIPFGNTPELGDEGIGTGTENYGGAVVTENGLLFIAATRDGYFRVFDKENGSLIWEHELPAPAFATPAMYEFNGKQYIAIACGGEKLGAKKGNKIIAFALNP
- a CDS encoding MBL fold metallo-hydrolase, which encodes MRVFVLGTAQDGGSPHIGCEKECCAPLFEKGDHSRKVVSLGVVDFKNNQTILIEATPDLPTQIRALREMAHFKQNDYPDGIFLTHAHIGHYSGLMYLGKEAANTKNISVYTMPKMHRFLTENGPWGQLVANNNIRLVPTENEKSVQISDQLAIVPFVVPHRDEYSETVGYKVVGPNKTLLFIPDIDKWEKWEKDIREEIKTVDYAFIDATFFDAEEIDYRDILEIPHPFVIESMETFKDFSESEKNKVYFIHFNHTNPLLNPDSHQTKKVLLEGFQIAREGVSLKL
- a CDS encoding PorT family protein, translated to MTNMKKCLLLSSFLIISFKGFAQISFEKGYFIDNSGQIFDCFIRNVDWKDNPVDFEYKLSKEGKPKRTSLIYIKEFGIGTSVKFVRATVNIDKSSEDLNRMGKDRNPIFEKENVFLEVLTKGYASLYQYRNGGLKRFFYSIDANQIEPLVFKYYLIDKDKKGTNNRFKQQLWNELSCAGIKKEQLEKLTYTKNSLTNYFIKFNECSGQQFKVFGTKSKYDFFNFTVRPRINRSSLVVSNFFGGSKYADFGSKTGLGFGIETEFVLPFQKNKWGLIIEPTYHMGFKETKTTDINDGSGANSIASLSYSSIELPVGLRHYFFLKEKSKLFINASYVYDINSETTLIIQRTDNPTITTLTGKSSTNWAFGIGLKVDRFSLEARYFTNRDIISDFFAWDSQYNAFSMILGYTVF
- a CDS encoding fructosamine kinase family protein; its protein translation is MDKELIAYLNYLLCTKIERVSPISGGDISRAYLLESETEKFFCKINGGNKALVMFQAEKKGLQELLKTNTIAAPRSFQVEPYNEGAFFLMEYVESKTATSKEMALFGRQLALLHQTSNTRTFGWEEDNFIGSLYQSNKSHQDWTSFYVQERLLPQLKLAFEKGLLLKTDIPSEGKMDTMCSNLFPNIKPSLLHGDLWSGNFLISKDGIPFLIDPAIYYGHYEVDIAMTHLFGGFGDSFYNSYREIIPPEPGEEERKDIYQLYYLLVHLNLFGASYTAPVKRILSTCF
- a CDS encoding acyltransferase family protein, producing MSQFAKPLTQRLYSLDVFRGFIMFLLIAEAAGFHESFASLTEGTSFYPLALQLHHHPWNGLRFWDLIQPFFMFIVGVAMPFSFKKRLEMGNRKELNKHIAMRCLKLFLFGVLLHCVYSHGPVWELWNVLVQLAFTILIAYAIMRKKATFQIGFSLFLLLLTEILYRSYNPEAPYAQGHETFGSWVDFLVMGKVNNGYWVFINFLPTAAHTIWGVVCGQLLLNASAQTNKVRNFLFWGVLATVLGFALDFFDITPIIKRIATTSFTLASGGISILALAFFYWVIDVKGYKKKWLQFFAVVGTNSIFIYLFAETFGHLIFREFEILWNTGLFHALDIHKDWILVLESLLILLFLWYITYYLDKRKIYFKV
- a CDS encoding S10 family peptidase, encoding MKKLALFALLFTSSLFVLSQTDDKEEIEKPIPKARTFETLHQGVFGGKTINYKAKAKETFLTNKAGDSIATFWSVAYTKNPVGDVKTRPVTFIFNGGPGSASVWLHMGLFGPKIIKVDSEAKKDDGAAPYNLVTNEHGLLDLTDLVFIDPVGTGYSQLVGKGKGKDFYGLNEDVASFAQFIRKWVTDNGRWFSPKYLAGESYGTTRAAYLGNALESSGQNMALNGMILISQALDYAGSTSIHYNITSYITYLPSMAATAWYHKKAGEGKTLEAFVKECREFTYGDYTKALYKGNLLDNAEKDEIAQKLSYFTGLDKDYILKSNLRILVERFQKKLLEDKGLAIGRLDGRFMGDESDDVAERPHLGDPASYQIGAAYTAGINHYFATDLKIDMDRPYITSGGGEGWRWRTAPDDAYWEPMPVNTAPFLGETMRRNPEMKVLVANGYYDLITPFFDAEYTFARNGIVTERVSMKYYEAGHMMYTHEPDLKKLSEDIRAFLTQ
- a CDS encoding acyl-CoA synthetase, producing MLKLFDRAKDFGTRKALVSNNTEYTYNELIASAEAVAANLLSDTVDLKEARITFLVPPSFEYTAIQWGIWKAGGIAVPLCVLHPLPSIEYVLEDTQAEIVIAHEDYVNFLRPLEAALGISVVPMEAMFAENNSNLPDLSPDRRAMILYTSGTTSKPKGVVTTHANIEAQITALVQAWEWEKDDYILNILPLHHVHGIINVMSCALWSGACCEFLPKFNDEKVWEIICSGRLTLFMAVPTIYYKLIAFWDHASDGERKKMSEAASKLRLMVSGSAALPVPVLEKWRTISGQTLLERYGMTEIGMGLSNSYRGERRPGHVGLPLPTVEMRLVDQENNPVGANEPGEFQIKGPSVFKEYWQKPDATAKAFTKDGWFITGDIGMLNDGLYKILGRDSVDIIKSGGYKISALEIEDVLRKHEEIADCAVVGLPDEEWGEVIAACLVPSGEAIKTDVLNTWLKTQMPGYKIPRKYIMQRELPRNVLGKVTKNEVKKLF